One window of the Eucalyptus grandis isolate ANBG69807.140 chromosome 6, ASM1654582v1, whole genome shotgun sequence genome contains the following:
- the LOC104449252 gene encoding protein SOB FIVE-LIKE 6: protein MNNTSTSQSSGDCESGWTVALEQWQGEEHKNYTYTRSRRGKTEKEGEENSSMVSDASSGPPFYEVEEDSYNENERSSFGPGSRKLSFGGGKKKEKAKEHGREEQPQHLCYEDTATSIPMSFSKKKYSQMDNDAAKAKGKSELEKHHHEKAASETKGGLKGKFW, encoded by the exons ATGAATAATACATCAACCTCGCAATCCAGTGGAGACTGTGAGTCTGGTTGGACTGTCGCGCTGGAGCAATGGCAGGGAGAAGAGCACAAGAACTACACTTACACGAGGTCGAGAAGAGGCAAAACCGAGAAGGAAGGAGAGGAGAATTCGTCCATGGTCTCTGACGCGTCCTCCGGTCCTCCGTTCTATGAAGTCGAGGAGGACTCATACAACGAGAACGAGCGCTCTTCGTTCGGCCCTGGCTCGAGAAAGCTCAGTTTCGGTGGtggcaagaagaaggagaaggcgaAAGAGCACGGGAGAGAGGAGCAGCCGCAGCATTTGTGCTATGAGGACACTGCAACCTCCATTCCAATGAGCTTCAGCAAG AAGAAATATTCTCAAATGGACAATGATGCAGCCAAGGCAAAG GGTAAATCTGAGCTGGAGAAGCACCACCATGAGAAAGCTGCTTCCGAGACAAAGG GAGGTTTGAAAGGCAAGTTTTGGTAA